One Mesorhizobium sp. L-2-11 genomic region harbors:
- a CDS encoding DUF992 domain-containing protein produces the protein MIKKLACAAALAATVLATPASAGRLQLGVLDCTIDGGTGYIVTSNKGVACTFRPHHGGPPEAYTGVISKLGVDVGRTHQGELIWAVLAATRDRGAGDLAGSYYGVNAEASLVTGGGANLLVGGLNSAFSLQPLNVQAQTGVNLAVAVTSLELIHSFK, from the coding sequence ATGATAAAGAAACTCGCCTGTGCCGCCGCCCTCGCCGCTACGGTTCTCGCCACCCCTGCCAGCGCGGGCAGGCTGCAGCTCGGTGTGCTCGACTGCACCATCGACGGCGGCACCGGCTATATCGTCACATCCAACAAAGGCGTGGCCTGCACCTTTCGCCCTCATCATGGCGGCCCCCCCGAAGCCTATACCGGGGTCATTTCCAAGCTCGGCGTCGACGTCGGCAGGACTCACCAGGGCGAATTGATATGGGCGGTTCTGGCGGCCACCCGCGACCGTGGTGCCGGCGATCTTGCCGGCAGCTACTATGGCGTCAACGCCGAGGCCAGCCTGGTAACCGGCGGCGGCGCCAACCTTCTGGTCGGCGGCTTGAACAGCGCCTTCTCGCTGCAGCCTCTCAACGTACAGGCGCAGACCGGCGTCAACCTGGCCGTCGCCGTCACCTCATTGGAGCTGATCCACTCTTTCAAATAA
- a CDS encoding tetratricopeptide repeat protein, translated as MNAISVERRTAMRGFALTATLLSGLALASCQTAAPTGEFTNIDRAQGSAENISSLSAVIQRSPQDPEAYNVRGSAYGRGGQYQAALKDFNTAIQLNPNFYQAYSNRALIQRFLGDQAAALADYNRSIQINPDYDAAYIGRGNLYRKANRIQEAFNDFQKAIQLDTTDARAYHNRGLIYQSQGQHAFAIEDFSTAISLAPDAADPYNGRGLSYLATNDEDNAFADINMAIKLDGKNAEAWSNQALIYERRGDKAKAAKSYREAVRLSPTYQPAKDGLARTSAA; from the coding sequence GCTTCGCCCTGACGGCAACCTTGCTTTCCGGACTGGCGCTCGCCAGCTGCCAGACAGCAGCCCCGACCGGCGAATTCACCAACATCGACAGGGCGCAAGGGTCGGCCGAGAACATCTCCTCGCTATCGGCCGTCATCCAGCGCAGTCCTCAGGACCCGGAAGCTTACAATGTGCGCGGCTCGGCCTATGGCCGCGGCGGCCAGTATCAGGCGGCGCTCAAGGACTTCAACACCGCCATCCAGCTCAATCCGAATTTCTACCAAGCCTATTCGAACCGCGCTCTCATCCAGCGCTTCCTCGGCGACCAGGCGGCCGCCCTTGCCGACTACAACCGCTCGATCCAGATCAATCCCGATTATGACGCAGCCTATATCGGCCGCGGCAATCTCTACCGCAAAGCCAACCGGATCCAGGAAGCGTTCAACGACTTCCAGAAGGCCATCCAGCTCGACACGACAGATGCGCGCGCCTATCACAATCGCGGCCTGATCTATCAGAGCCAGGGCCAGCACGCTTTCGCCATCGAGGATTTCTCGACCGCCATCTCGCTGGCGCCGGATGCCGCCGATCCCTACAATGGCCGCGGCCTCTCCTATCTCGCGACGAACGACGAGGACAATGCCTTCGCCGACATCAACATGGCGATCAAGCTCGACGGCAAGAATGCCGAGGCCTGGTCCAACCAGGCGCTGATCTACGAGCGGCGCGGTGACAAGGCCAAGGCGGCAAAATCTTATCGCGAGGCCGTGCGCCTCAGCCCCACCTACCAGCCGGCCAAGGACGGCCTGGCACGCACCAGCGCCGCCTGA